The Photobacterium sp. TY1-4 DNA window AGTGGTCATCACCATACAACAGGTTTGATCTGAGCTCATGATTGTCTCGCTATCTCTATTGTGTTTGCCGGATTAAGCGGCATTGTTTTTACTGAACGCAATTTTTGCCGCCAGGCCGATTAACAGCACCCCGGACACCCCTTCGATAGCACGGCTAAACCGTGAGGCCTGCGGGCTGTTCAGAACCCAGCTTCCCAGCGTTGCGTATGCGGCATTACACAAGGTGGCCAGGCCACAGAACACCACGCCCAGGATCAGCAACTGATGGGTCGGTGACGACGCCAGGGAGGTATCGATAAACTGCGGCAGGAACGATAAGAAAAACATCGCCACCTTCGGGTTCAGGATACTGACAATCACCCCCTGGCGGAAAATATTCTGCGTCCCGCTCTGGCTCTCATCCAGCGCCAGCTTCGATTCGCCACGGGCAAAACTTCGCAGCGCACAGATCCCCAGATACAACAGGTAAGCCGCACCCAGGTATTTCACCACCAGAAATGCATACGCTGAACTGAGGATCAGCGCCGACAGACCGAAGACCGCCGCCACGGTATGAAACAGATAACCCACGCCCAGCCCCAGCGCAGCCTGAGTTCCGGCCGAGGCTTTCCCTTTCATGGTATTCGATAAAATGTAGATGACATCCGGCCCCGGGATCAGATTCAGGGTCAGCGAAGCCAGTGCAAAAAGTAATAAGGTGTGTAATTCCATAAACATAATTTCCTTGTCATTCTCTCGATGCGTTCATACGCAACAGCAAAAAACCCGACAGCAGGCACCAAGCGGTATCAGTCCGTGAACCGATATTGATTCAGCCTGGTATCATTGGGCACTCAGTTCAGCCAGTGCGGCCAGCGCAAGCTGCGCCTTTTCCGCCTGGACAAAAATATGATCGTGGTAATAGGCAGCCACCACATTGGCGCTGATCCCCTTTTCAGCCAGTTTACCGGCCACAGCGGCGGTCAGGCCAACCGCTTCCAGGCTGGAATGCACCGTCAGGGTGATCGCGCGAAAAACCGGCGCTGCCGCAAAGCCATTTTCCCGGGCCAGATTCTTGTCCAGCACCAGGGTCAGCCCTTCGTCTTCCCGGAAAGTCGCGAGCGGCTTGAGCCGGATAAACAAGGCATCATTCAAGGTCGGCGTGGTACAAAACACAAACTCACCGTCCCGAAGCCGGGGCTCCATATGACGCAGCAACTGATCGAGGTCCGTCATTCCTGTCATTGATAACTCCTTCATTTTCCTTTATGTGGCGGTCACTGCTACAATAGGGCTATCAATATTATGAGTTGAAAAGAAATGCAACAAGATCAATTTGAAGCCCTTATCAAATCCCTGTGCCAACATGACACCATGCCTCAGGTTCTGGACGCCTTAAAATCTTGCGAAGATCAGGAAATCGCAGATGCCGCCGCTGCCCTGACCGGCCAGTTCCGTCTTGCAGAAATCGACGGTGAACAGCGCATTTATCACGTGTCGATGCAGGAAAATGACCAGGGTGAACCGGAAGAGTTTGCAGAGTGGATCATGAACGATGGTGACGACGTCATCAAGTTTGTCGCCTGGTTCTTCTACGACAACTTCGACCTCAAGCTCAAAGATATCTACCAGGCTGCCGGGCGCACATACCGTCAACCGAAACGCCTGTAAAGTTTCATCTTTCTGCGATGACCAAAAGCCAGCACCCTGCTGGCTTTTTTCTTATCCTTGTGCCGCCTGCCGAACATTTTATAACTATTCTTAAAAAAGCTTTGTTCTTAAAAAAGCTTTGTTCTTAAAAAAGCTTTGTTCTTATTAAAAGCTTTGTCCTTATGAATAGCTTTGTCCTGATAAAGCCATGCCCTTATTAAGCAACGCGCTAATAAAGCAATGCCCTAGGGGGCCAGCATCACACCGGTAACACTGCGTAATTCCCGACCAGCCGGAGGCACGATATGCAATACAAAATTGTCTGTGACAAACATGAATTTGAATTTGAAAAAAAAATCAACGAGCTGATGAATGATGGCTGGCGGCTCTATGGAGAAGTCGTGGTTAATCTGGTCAGCAGCGATCATGAACTGACCTGCTGGTACACCCAATCAATGGTGAAAGATGACTGAACCCGGCGATCACGGCTACGGTGTCTGCGATGTCCGCAGAGCGCCAAAGCCCCACCGGCCCTGTCAGGCGTTGGGTCAATAATGGCTGTCTATACCCTGGTGCTGGAATATGATGGCGCAACCTATCTGTCTCAGGTGGAAGCGGGCAACGAGCAGACCGCGCTCCACGCTTGGTGCCATGAGCTCGATGTTTGTGCCATTGACGGGTTCCCGCTGGCAGACTCCGCCGAGCTACTGTCCGGCTTGCAGGATTTGATGCCTTCTGCGGTCGGACATTTAACCAACGTCTGGGATGTCCGGTTTGCAGTCGGTCATGACGTCGCTATCCTGCATCTGATCAAGACCGATCTCAGCCGCAACACGTAACGTTGTTTTCCTATACCCCCGATAAGCCAAACAGCTCCCGCAGCAAGTAGCCGGACACATAGGCCAGACTGGCTGCCGCGCCGCCCATGCCGAGCGTCCGCAGCCCGGACCATAAATAAGGCAAATTAAACACCAGGCTTTTGAGCATCCCGATCAGAAAGAACATCAAAGCCGCCAGCAAGGTGCTCAAGGCAAATTGCTGAGATAAAGTCAGCGCACTGGTCAAGAAAGGCAACAACGGCACGGCCCCGACCACCAGAAAAGCCAGGAAGGTTGCTCCGGCAGACGCCAGCGGATTGATATGCGCCTGATCATTTACCCCGTGCTCTTCTGCCAGCATGGTATCCACCCACAATTTGCGATCTTCACAAATCGTGTCGACAATGGTCTCCAACACCTCGCCATTGAACCCTTTGTTGATGAAGATCTGGCGGATCTCTTCCCGTTCACCCTCCGGCACCAAATCGATATGCGCTTCCTCCATATCCCGCAAGCTCTGGGCGTAGTCCTGCTCTGCCCGGTGGGATTCATACGTGCTGACCGCCATGCTGAACCCGTCGGCAAGCAAATTGGCGATCCCCAGGATCACCGCCACGGATGCCGGTAATCCGGCTCCCGCGGCTGCCGAGACCACCGCAAAAGTCGTGACGCATCCGTCGATCCCCCCCAGAACTGCATCGGAGATATTCTGAGACTCCGGCGGCTTTGCCAGACGCTTGCGTATCATCTCCGGTTGATGTGAACGAAGTAGCTCTTCATT harbors:
- a CDS encoding LysE family translocator, encoding MELHTLLLFALASLTLNLIPGPDVIYILSNTMKGKASAGTQAALGLGVGYLFHTVAAVFGLSALILSSAYAFLVVKYLGAAYLLYLGICALRSFARGESKLALDESQSGTQNIFRQGVIVSILNPKVAMFFLSFLPQFIDTSLASSPTHQLLILGVVFCGLATLCNAAYATLGSWVLNSPQASRFSRAIEGVSGVLLIGLAAKIAFSKNNAA
- a CDS encoding ACT domain-containing protein, with the protein product MTGMTDLDQLLRHMEPRLRDGEFVFCTTPTLNDALFIRLKPLATFREDEGLTLVLDKNLARENGFAAAPVFRAITLTVHSSLEAVGLTAAVAGKLAEKGISANVVAAYYHDHIFVQAEKAQLALAALAELSAQ
- a CDS encoding DUF1737 domain-containing protein; this encodes MQYKIVCDKHEFEFEKKINELMNDGWRLYGEVVVNLVSSDHELTCWYTQSMVKDD
- a CDS encoding VIT1/CCC1 transporter family protein — its product is MKANVNEELLRSHQPEMIRKRLAKPPESQNISDAVLGGIDGCVTTFAVVSAAAGAGLPASVAVILGIANLLADGFSMAVSTYESHRAEQDYAQSLRDMEEAHIDLVPEGEREEIRQIFINKGFNGEVLETIVDTICEDRKLWVDTMLAEEHGVNDQAHINPLASAGATFLAFLVVGAVPLLPFLTSALTLSQQFALSTLLAALMFFLIGMLKSLVFNLPYLWSGLRTLGMGGAAASLAYVSGYLLRELFGLSGV